A stretch of the Lineus longissimus chromosome 10, tnLinLong1.2, whole genome shotgun sequence genome encodes the following:
- the LOC135494573 gene encoding retinoblastoma-associated protein-like, whose product MALVDSSYSALGKRLGASDDVQQTVTSMLAELTTNYKDEYTGDPKVWYCALLYTVTVDKRYPYGMLDLHAENGDLSYPTPTVMDLLKEADVNMATFFQKLRVIKESCKLSEAVLQNIIDLERNYCIVSAIYFKYEKLFDNIFRPEEKNPGKLLVTKRLCWSIFVLARSSGCYSQELVTVFSLLLCCLESVMQEFQSFQLLEPFDTTLRESREADDNTMLLKQLCETFSASYEETYDLCESHWKEFAADIPKDENGFDITKIYQMCVSFYERDGDFDSLLFLTHDPYLVPDPRTSPLRANVPYTPVTSALTTVQALKAILADAADSPNEVLQVFFKSCASDPSETIQNRARELEDAFVCHFCRELGATEASIARIRMKMALRLYYRVMEALLRSEEERLHTKDFSQLLSTDSFHKSLLACSVEVVMVTYGLSWKPTLASPGCQTHSLAFPWVLEAFKLRAYSFYKVLDSFIKAEPQLPSDIIDHLHGIENQILESLAWKEDSPLFDVMRASCPEQTSSSSVPVTLASPAAASTSAQTSPALLYASPIPSRASTSHTSSAPAALASPPNKISKSVSLNHFFNTVCRLAFQRLKFLCSHLEIPRECLLKIWLCLEHCITHEPNLMKNRHVDQMIMCSIYGLCKVATEEVKFKTIVNAYRALPHSSHSVYKNVLIKGEVTDSIIIFYNRVFIPAMKAFIQRFNPQKAAGSSPMSPTAVLSLKATTASSPVTSIATRNNIHLSPMSESPFKIPLTPSRMTPRTRRLYSFGENLGQSEILKSINESMNRYQALKRQPTASKGAPPKSRKRIKFDTPADEEGEETASGTAETNTPAPINPATKETAECATERAQANIENNQ is encoded by the exons ATGGCGCTTGTTGATTCAAGCTATTCAGCCTTGGGCAAGAGGCTTGGAGCAAGTGATGATGTCCAACAGACTGTGACGAGTATGTTGGCGGAGCTGACTACAAATTATAAAGATGAATACACT GGTGACCCAAAGGTGTGGTACTGCGCTTTGCTGTACACTGTTACAGTCGACAAGCGCTATCCTTATGGGATGCTGGACTTACACGCTGAAAATGGTGACTTGTCTTATCCGACTCCAACCGTCATGGACCTGCTCAAGGAGGCTGATGTAAA CATGGCAACATTCTTCCAGAAGCTGCGTGTGATCAAAGAATCATGTAAATTAAGTGAAGCTGTCCTTCAGAATATCATCGACTTGGAACGGAATTACTGCATCGTCTCGgcaatatatttcaaatatgAGAAACTATTTGATAACATCTTCAGACCAGAGGAGAAAAATCCTGG GAAACTCCTTGTGACAAAGCGTCTTTGCTGGTCCATCTTTGTCCTGGCAAGATCTAGTGGATGCTATAGCCAGGAGCTGGTGACGGTCTTCAGTTTACTCCTGTGCTGTTTAGAGAGTGTCATGCAGGAATTCCAGTCGTTTCAGTTGCTGGAACCATTTG ATACAACGTTACGTGAGTCAAGAGAAGCAGACGATAATACGATGTTGCTGAAGCAGCTGTGCGAGACGTTTAGTGCCAGTTACGAAGAAACATACGATCTGTGTGAAAGTCATTGGAAAGAATTTGCTGCTGATATTCCAAAAGATGAGAACGGATTTGAT aTAACAAAAATCTACCAGATGTGTGTCTCTTTTTACGAACGGGACGGTGACTTTGATTCCCTGCTCTTCCTCACCCATGACCCATACTTGGTGCCAGACCCCCGTACGAGTCCCTTGAGGGCGAATGTTCCCTATACCCCTGTCACTTCAGCGCTGACCACAGTGCAGGCGTTGAAGGCTATCCTGGCCGATGCTGCTGATTCACCTAATGAAGTATTACAAGTTTTCTTCAAG TCATGTGCCTCTGATCCGAGTGAAACGATCCAGAATAGAGCCAGGGAATTAGAAGATGCATTTGTGTGTCACTTTTGTCGGGAGCTTGGAGCAACCGAGGCGAGCATCGCCAGAATCAGAATGAAGATGGCGCTGAGGTTATATTACAGGGTTATGGAAGCATTACTGAGATCT GAAGAAGAGCGACTGCATACGAAAGACTTTAGTCAGTTGTTGTCAACGGATTCATTCCACAAGTCCCTGCTGGCCTGCTCTGTTGAGGTGGTCATGGTGACGTATGGACTCTCAT GGAAGCCCACTCTAGCCTCACCGGGCTGCCAGACACACAGTCTTGCCTTCCCCTGGGTCTTGGAGGCCTTCAAGCTCCGTGCCTACAGCTTCTACAAAGTCCTCGACAGCTTCATCAAGGCCGAACCACAACTTCCAAGTGACATAATCGAT CATCTCCACGGTATTGAAAACCAGATCCTTGAATCTCTCGCCTGGAAAGAAGACTCTCCATTGTTTGATGTGATGAGAGCCAGCTGTCCCGAgcagacatcatcatcatcggtgCCGGTCACCTTGGCATCTCCTGCAGCAGCATCCACTTCTGCACAAACATCCCCGGCTCTACT ATATGCATCTCCAATTCCATCCCGAGCATCCACAAGCCATACTAGTTCAGCCCCGGCAGCCCTTGCCTCTCCCCCAAACAAGATCTCAAAATCGGTATCCCTCAACCACTTCTTCAATACAGTCTGCCGCCTTGCGTTCCAACGGTTGAAGTTCCTGTGCTCACATTTAGAGATTCCCAGGGAGTGTCTGCTCAAGATCTGGCTTTGTCTGGAGCACTGTATCACGCATGAACCTAACCTCATGAAGAATAGGCATGTGGATCAG ATGATAATGTGTTCCATTTACGGCCTGTGCAAGGTCGCCACGGAGGAAGTCAAGTTCAAGACGATCGTCAACGCATATCGGGCGCTGCCTCATTCATCTCACAGCGTCTACAAGAATGTGCTTATCAAAGGCGAAGTTACAGACTCCATTATCATTTTCTACAACCGCGTGTTTATCCCGGCGATGAAGGCATTCATTCAGCGCTTCAATCCACAAAAAGCTGCCGGCAGC TCACCCATGTCTCCTACAGCTGTCCTTTCTCTAAAAGCAACCACCGCGTCTTCCCCAGTGACTTC CATTGCTACTCGAAACAACATCCATCTCTCACCGATGAGTGAATCTCCATTCAAAATCCCGTTGACACCGTCCAGAATGACGCCAAGGACGAGGAGATTGTACAGCTTTGGAGAAAACTTGGGG CAATCCGAGATCCTGAAAAGTATTAATGAGAGTATGAACAGATACCAGGCTTTGAAGAGACAACCCACTGCGTCCAAGGGTGCACCGCCAAAGAGCCGGAAGCGAATCAAATTTGATACTCCAGCTGATGAAGAAGG AGAAGAGACTGCGTCAGGAACTGCTGAGACGAATACTCCTGCCCCCATTAATCCAGCTACCAAAGAAACTGCTGAATGTG CTACGGAGAGAGCCCAAGCCAACATCGAAAACAATCAGTAA
- the LOC135494572 gene encoding insulin-like growth factor-binding protein complex acid labile subunit translates to MLPLYLLAIFVPLVVTLATDTTWRQPRPKPQKLSCDPDQPSCDCLCKCTQKKGGRKVKCDNKSLLYVPQDLPEDTVSLSLSVNRIQTIEKNAFVKLSELTFLKLTHNKIIALDDGAFNGLGKLIELRLEFNKRIALNSKILAPLKRLRTLRLSKSENALISSDAFLNTSLLESLDASYCGLRDISFLRSLRNSKLKEIVLNGNNVGNLTQNLFEGLTSGPKGLNLAMSDSGIRHIENATFASIKELTSLNLSYNDIAGSFPNALYGLYNLKTLRLSHVGLNNSVRWDVLRPNNTGNATLNELYLADNKMRKIEEGSFEGLGNLMILNLSGNPLPERISKGGFKGLGNLRELYLRDCSELTAFPKFASESENGSKSFTPKLKRLELSFSPVVTLRKIEVFRGLESLEFLDLSQTFVRGLILDSLKNLRTLRLRYSCLHELPHINSTVLKNLEISNNQFYLTKALHGNWTIPNLEVLDIHGNKFDDMTGQDTANFLSMFRNLKRLSMGKMGLFFLEGWIFDNLTKLERLELSFNALGNITARWFKNLKYLKKLEMRDCRIATVNVKSFPSEAFLNQLNSLDLRDNPFSCDCSIQWFLNWSKHHGNQLYMFNRKDYTCASPQWLHRMPLRKFTIPASCYKAYTLLTGLSVAGVAIIVCFFVGLAFFSRYRWHIKYKLFKLKIWFYGRQYEELDGSKYEFDYHVHYDDQDVSWVVNTLIPELEDKRGYRLYIKHRDSSLCQYIIENIRYSIEHSYKTVLCLSNQFTQNPGTQFLLSFIINKLVNEKKNILVCILLEEIQGENLLETLEEVLTEKSYIRLPEDRTEEAMEYFWSRVDEALHLPVITYRNISDQNAPDLPEERRALLQNVC, encoded by the coding sequence ATGCTTCCACTGTATCTTCTGGCCATCTTCGTCCCGCTGGTTGTAACACTGGCCACGGACACCACGTGGAGACAGCCAAGGCCAAAGCCACAAAAACTATCCTGCGACCCTGACCAGCCGTCGTGCGACTGCTTGTGCAAGTGCACGCAAAAAAAGGGCGGGAGAAAGGTGAAATGTGACAACAAGAGTTTACTGTATGTACCTCAGGACCTTCCGGAGGACACAGTCTCGCTGTCACTTTCCGTGAACAGGATTCAGACTATCGAGAAAAATGCTTTTGTGAAGCTATCAGAGTTGACATTCTTAAAATTGACACATAATAAGATAATTGCCTTAGACGACGGTGCCTTTAACGGGCTGGGAAAACTTATCGAACTTAGGCTGGAATTTAATAAACGTATTGCTTTGAATTCAAAGATCCTAGCACCACTGAAGAGACTGAGGACTCTAAGACTTTCGAAAAGCGAGAACGCGTTGATTTCAAGCGATGCATTTCTCAATACAAGTTTGCTTGAATCTCTAGATGCAAGTTACTGTGGTCTCCGGGACATTTCATTCTTGCGTTCTCTCAGAAATTCTAAATTAAAAGAGATTGTTCTTAATGGGAATAATGTTGGCAATCTCACTCAGAACTTGTTTGAAGGGCTAACATCTGGACCAAAAGGGCTGAATCTGGCTATGAGCGACAGTGGGATAAGACACATCGAAAACGCCACATTTGCTTCGATCAAAGAACTGACCAGTCTGAACCTTTCTTACAATGATATCGCTGGATCTTTCCCTAATGCTCTCTATGGATTGTATAACTTGAAGACGCTAAGGCTGTCCCATGTTGGCCTCAATAACTCTGTAAGGTGGGATGTTCTGAGACCCAACAATACTGGCAATGCAACTCTGAACGAACTTTACTTGGCAGACAATAAAATGAGAAAAATTGAAGAAGGGAGCTTTGAGGGGCTTGGGAATCTGATGATTCTGAATCTTTCAGGCAACCCTTTGCCAGAAAGAATAAGTAAGGGCGGGTTTAAAGGCTTGGGTAACTTACGCGAGCTGTATCTTCGGGATTGTTCTGAGTTAACAGCCTTCCCAAAGTTCGCCTCGGAGTCAGAGAATGGGAGCAAGTCCTTCACGCCAAAGTTAAAACGTCTCGAATTGTCATTCAGTCCTGTCGTGACCCTACGGAAGATCGAAGTCTTCCGTGGATTAGAAAGCCTCGAATTCTTAGATCTTTCACAGACATTTGTCCGCGGGCTTATACTAGATTCGTTGAAAAATCTAAGAACATTGCGCCTTAGGTACAGCTGCTTACATGAACTACCCCACATAAACAGCACTGTGCTGAAGAACTTGGAAATATCCAACAACCAATTCTATCTCACGAAGGCTCTGCACGGAAACTGGACGATTCCAAACCTGGAAGTTTTAGACATACACGGGAACAAGTTTGACGACATGACTGGTCAGGACACAGCTAACTTTTTGTCGATGTTTCGGAATCTGAAAAGGCTAAGCATGGGAAAGATGGGTCTGTTCTTCTTGGAGGGTTGGATCTTTGACAATCTTACAAAACTAGAGAGATTAGAACTGTCTTTCAATGCTCTTGGAAATATCACTGCACGTTGGTTCAAAAACctcaaatatttgaagaaattggAAATGAGAGACTGTCGAATTGCTACGGTAAATGTAAAAAGCTTTCCCTCAGAAGCGTTTCTGAACCAGCTGAATAGCTTAGACTTGCGCGACAACCCATTCAGCTGCGACTGCTCCATCCAGTGGTTTCTAAACTGGTCAAAACACCATGGCAACCAGCTCTACATGTTCAACCGCAAAGATTACACCTGTGCCTCACCCCAATGGCTGCATAGGATGCCTCTAAGGAAATTCACAATTCCAGCGAGTTGTTACAAGGCCTACACACTCCTGACTGGCTTATCTGTAGCCGGCGTCGCCATCATAGTCTGCTTCTTCGTGGGACTTGCGTTCTTCAGCCGATATCGCTGGCACATCAAATACAAACtcttcaaattgaaaatctgGTTCTACGGGAGACAGTACGAAGAGTTGGACGGCTCCAAGTACGAATTTGACTACCATGTTCATTACGACGACCAGGACGTATCTTGGGTAGTGAACACGCTGATCCCGGAACTGGAAGACAAACGCGGATATCGGTTATACATCAAGCACCGCGATTCGTCCCTCTGCCAGTACATCATTGAGAACATCCGCTACAGTATTGAACACAGCTACAAGACTGTTCTGTGCCTCTCCAACCAGTTCACACAGAACCCGGGCACCCAGTTCCTTCTCAGCTTCATCATCAATAAGCTAGTCAATGAGAAGAAGAATATTCTGGTGTGTATCCTGCTAGAGGAGATACAGGGGGAGAACCTCCTGGAAACTTTGGAGGAAGTCCTCACCGAGAAGAGCTACATCCGGCTCCCAGAGGACAGGACGGAGGAAGCCATGGAGTATTTCTGGTCTCGCGTAGATGAGGCCTTGCATCTTCCAGTGATTACCTATCGCAACATTTCGGATCAGAATGCACCAGATTTGCCTGAAGAACGTCGCGCCCTTTTGCAAAACGTCTGCTGA